Within the Streptomyces vilmorinianum genome, the region CGGGGACCCGGTGTCCGCGTGGACCGTGGGATGGTCCTACACGGGCAACCAGCAGGTCACCCAGGGCTGGAACGCCACCATCACCCAGTCCGGCGCCGCCGTCACCGCCACGAACATGTCGTACAACGGCACGCTGTCGACCGGCGGTTCGACCTCCTTCGGCTTCAACGGCTCCTACAGCGGGACCAACGCCGTCCCCGCGACCTTCACACTGAACGGGGTCGCCTGCACCGGCACCACCGAGCCGACGACTCCCCCGACCACGCCGCCCACCACTCCCCCGACGACCCCGCCGCCGGCCGGTTCCAAGGCGGACAACCCGTACGCGGGAGCCAAGGTCTACGTGAACCCCGAGTGGTCGGCGAAGGCCGCCGCCGAGCCCGGTGGCACCAAGGTCTCGAACCAGCCCACGGGCGTCTGGCTGGACCGCATAGCCGCCATCAACGGTGCGGGCGGCGGCATGGGGCTGCGCGACCACCTCGACGAGGCCCTGGCCCAGAAGGGCAGCGGCGAGCTCGTCGTCCAGCTGGTGATCTACAACCTGCCGGGACGGGACTGTGCCGCGCTCGCCTCCAACGGCGAGCTGGGCCCGACCGAGATCGACCGGTACAAGACCGAGTACATCGATCCCATCGCCGCGATCCTCGCCGACCCGAAGTACGCGGGCCTGCGGATCGTCACCACGGTCGAGATCGACTCCCTGCCGAACCTGGTGACCAACGTGTCCGGCCGCCCGACCGCCACCGCCAACTGCGATGTCATGAAGGCCAACGGCAACTACATCAAGGGCGTCGGCTACGCGCTGAACAAGCTGGGCTCGATCGCCAACGTCTACAACTACGTGGACGCGGGCCACCACGGCTGGCTCGGCTGGGACGACAACTTCGGCGCCTCGGCAGAGCTCTTCAAGACGGCCGCCACCGCGGAGGGTTCGACGGTCTCCAAGGTCCACGGTTTCATCGTCAACACGGCCAACTACAGCGCGCTGAAGGAGGACCACTTCACGATCGAGGATTCCGTCAACGGCGTGTCGGTGCGCCAGTCGAAGTGGGTGGACTGGAACCGGTACACGGACGAGCTGTCCTACGCCCAGGCCATGCGCACCAAGCTCGTCTCGCTCGGCTTCGACACCAACCTCGGCATGCTGATCGACACCTCCCGCAACGGCTGGGGCGGCACCGCCCGGCCCACCGGCCCGGGCGCGCTGACCAGCGTCGACACGTACGTCAACGGCGGCCGCTACGACCGTCGCTTCAACCCCGGCAACTGGTGCAACCAGTCCGGCGCCGGTCTCGGCGAACGGCCCCAGGCGGCCCCGGCCGCGGGCATCGACGCGTACGTCTGGATGAAGCCCCCGGGCGAGTCCGACGGCGCCTCCAAGGAGATCCCGAACGACGAGGGCAAGGGCTTCGACCGGATGTGCGACCCGACGTACCCGGGCAACATCCGTAACGGGAACAGCATGTCGGGCTCGCTGCCGGACGCCCCGCTCGCGGGCAAGTGGTTCTCGGCCCAGTTCCAGGAGCTCATGAAGAACGCCTACCCGGCGCTGTGACGGACGCCCGCGCATGACCCCGCGGCCGGCCGGAACCCCGGTTCCTGCCGGCCGCGCTCAGGGCAGGCGAAGGCTGATCCACGGGATGGTGTCGCCCGGCAGCAGATACCGCTCCACCGGGCGTACAGTCTGGAGACGACCGATCCGAAGACCTTCGCCCGGATCGGGGGCGGCAGCCGGGAGTACGCGGAGCGGCTCGGTTTTCCCTGGCCCGAAGGCGGCCGGAGCTAGCGGGTGTCACCCTCCCAGTCCCAGCGCTGCGTGTCGCCCTCGCGCGGGCCGTAGCGGGCGTGGCCGCCGGGGCCGTAGGCGCCGATCTCCGTGGCGAGGGCGGCCCCCTCCGCCAGCTGCTCCGGCGTCCAGCCGGTCACGTCGAGGAGGAGGCCGTCGAGGGGGCCTGCCACCAGCTCGCGGTAGTCGTGCCCCGGTCGGGGGCCGGGATCGGGATCGTCATGGTCGGCGCCGTACACGCGGCCTCGCATCAGCTCGTCCATAACCGGCAGCATCGCACCCACCACTGACACTCGCCCGGTCACGGCGGCGCCGTCAGGCCGAGGGGGCGATGTTCTGGTTGGAGCGGAAGAGGTTGGCCGGGTCGTACTCCTTCTTGAGGTCGCGCAGGCGGCGGAGCTTGTCGGCCCCGTAGGCCTGCTGGACGCGTTCCGCGCCCTCGTCCATGAGGAAGTTGACGTAGACACCCGCGTGGTAGGGCTCGAGCGCGGACCACCACTCGCGCGCCCAGGTGCGCGCCTCGACGAAGCCCTCGGCGTCGACGCAGTTGCCGTTGATGTTGAAGGTGTGGCCCACGGCCCGCCCGCTGCACGCGGTCTCGTCCTCACCCACACGGGCGACCGCACCACCCAGGTGGAAGATGTTGCACGTCGAGAGCGGGGAGGGGAGCTGCAGGGCGTGCGCCGCGCTGATGCCGATGACCTCGTCGCTGAGCCGCTCGATGTCGCAGGACCGTACGTAGTACCACCATCCATGGCGGAACGACGGATCGAACATGGACTGGTGCTGCAGATAGGGCTTGGGCGCGCACAGGTCGAGCAGGGGCGTCCCGAACTCCCTGAGCGGCCGCAGGACCTCCTGGCCCGTCTCGATGTCCCCCGCGTAACAGCTGATCACCGCGATGACGGGCCTGCCGTGCAGTTCCGGCGGGATCGCCGGGAGGGGTGGGGCCTTGCGGTGGACGACGATGGTCGTCAGCTCGTCCGGGACGTCGGTGATCCAGTCCCGGTAGAAGCACAGCACGTGGGGGGCCTCTTCCAGCGGCCACAGGATCGGCCCGGCGAGGACCGTCGGCCCCACCGGGTTGAGCCGGAACTCGAACTCCGTGACCACGCCGAAATTGCTGCCCGCGCCGCGCAGGCCCCAGAAGAGCTCGGGTTCGCGGTTCTCGCTCGCGGTGACGAAGGTCCCGTCGGCGGTGACCACGTCGGCCGAGAGCAGCTGGTCGACGGTGAGCCCGTACTTCCGCATCAGCCAGCCGATCCCACCGCCGAGGGTGAGCCCGGCGAGGCCCGTGTGCGTGACGATTCCCGCGGGCACGGCCATCCCGAAGTGCTGCGTCTCGCGGTCCAGCGCCCCGAGCAGCACGCCGGCCTGGGCCCTGACCGTACGGTTCTCGGGATCGACCCGGATCCCGTTCATGGCCGACAGGTCGATGACGATCCCGCCCTCGCACAGCGACTGGCCGGGGAAGCTGTGGCCTCCGCTGCGGACGGCGACCGGCAGTCCGCTGCTGCGCACGCTGCGCAGTGCCGCGACGACGTCGGCGACCCCGGTGCAGTACGCGATGAGGGCGGGGAACTTGCTGATGGACCCGTTCCAGATCCGCCGGGCCTCGTCGTAGGCGGGGTCGCCGGCGCGGACCAGCCTGCCGGAGAAGGATCGCTCCAGCTCCTGGAAGGCTGCCTCGTCCACCCGCGCGGCCGCCGGGGCTGCGCTCATGGTCACTCCTCAGCTGGTCACTCCTCAGCCGTTCGGCCTCCTCTGCCCAGCCTCCCACCGGCCTGAAGCCGCTGCCAGCGGTGCGGCAGCGGCCCCCGCAGGCTCAGGCGCCGACGGTGCCGTCGACGCCCTCGCGGAGGAAGTCCGCGTGCCCGTTGTGGCGGCCGTACTCGAGCAGGACGTGCACCATCACCATCCGCAGGGAGACGTCCTCGCCCCACCGCGGCTGGTGCCCGGCGAGGTCCAGGGACTCCGCCTCGTGTTCGATCCGGCGGGAGTGCTCGACCTCCGCCTCCCATGCCGCGAACGCCTCGGCCCTCGTCGACCCGCTCGCGTCGTAGGCGGCCTGGAAGTCCACCTTCTGCGACCAGACCATCGGCGCGTCGTGGTCCTCGAAGACCCTGCGGAACCAGGCGCGTTCCACCTCGGCCATGTGCCGCACGAGGCCGAGCAGCGTCAGTGTGGACGGGGGCATCGACCGCTCCCGCAGCTGCTCGTCGCTCAGCCC harbors:
- a CDS encoding glycoside hydrolase family 6 protein; this encodes MSRTTSRTALLAALGLIAATGATATAMGTGIAGAAAAGCKVDYQITNQWNTGFGANVIVTNLGDPVSAWTVGWSYTGNQQVTQGWNATITQSGAAVTATNMSYNGTLSTGGSTSFGFNGSYSGTNAVPATFTLNGVACTGTTEPTTPPTTPPTTPPTTPPPAGSKADNPYAGAKVYVNPEWSAKAAAEPGGTKVSNQPTGVWLDRIAAINGAGGGMGLRDHLDEALAQKGSGELVVQLVIYNLPGRDCAALASNGELGPTEIDRYKTEYIDPIAAILADPKYAGLRIVTTVEIDSLPNLVTNVSGRPTATANCDVMKANGNYIKGVGYALNKLGSIANVYNYVDAGHHGWLGWDDNFGASAELFKTAATAEGSTVSKVHGFIVNTANYSALKEDHFTIEDSVNGVSVRQSKWVDWNRYTDELSYAQAMRTKLVSLGFDTNLGMLIDTSRNGWGGTARPTGPGALTSVDTYVNGGRYDRRFNPGNWCNQSGAGLGERPQAAPAAGIDAYVWMKPPGESDGASKEIPNDEGKGFDRMCDPTYPGNIRNGNSMSGSLPDAPLAGKWFSAQFQELMKNAYPAL
- a CDS encoding FAD-binding oxidoreductase produces the protein MSAAPAAARVDEAAFQELERSFSGRLVRAGDPAYDEARRIWNGSISKFPALIAYCTGVADVVAALRSVRSSGLPVAVRSGGHSFPGQSLCEGGIVIDLSAMNGIRVDPENRTVRAQAGVLLGALDRETQHFGMAVPAGIVTHTGLAGLTLGGGIGWLMRKYGLTVDQLLSADVVTADGTFVTASENREPELFWGLRGAGSNFGVVTEFEFRLNPVGPTVLAGPILWPLEEAPHVLCFYRDWITDVPDELTTIVVHRKAPPLPAIPPELHGRPVIAVISCYAGDIETGQEVLRPLREFGTPLLDLCAPKPYLQHQSMFDPSFRHGWWYYVRSCDIERLSDEVIGISAAHALQLPSPLSTCNIFHLGGAVARVGEDETACSGRAVGHTFNINGNCVDAEGFVEARTWAREWWSALEPYHAGVYVNFLMDEGAERVQQAYGADKLRRLRDLKKEYDPANLFRSNQNIAPSA
- a CDS encoding DinB family protein is translated as MTTDNRIGPPSFGSERDTLRAFLDYHRATLARKCEGLSDEQLRERSMPPSTLTLLGLVRHMAEVERAWFRRVFEDHDAPMVWSQKVDFQAAYDASGSTRAEAFAAWEAEVEHSRRIEHEAESLDLAGHQPRWGEDVSLRMVMVHVLLEYGRHNGHADFLREGVDGTVGA